The Pseudarthrobacter defluvii DNA window CGAAGCCGGGACGAGCGGCACCTCGGTGACGCTGCCCCGCTCCAGCCAGGCACCGGCGTCGAACGCTTCCTGCTCCGCTGCGCCGGCAACCAGCGTTGCGGCCTTATCCTGCCAGCCTTCGGCGTCAGCCCAGAATTCGGTGACGGAGGCGAGCGGGAGGACGCGGGAGCCGGCGAGCGCCGCGGCCCAGGGTTCGCCGTTGTGGGTGATGCCGATGAACTGCATGGAAGGCCTTTCAGGTCTGTTCCCGGGCGCCTGTTGTCCCGGACAAGTGGTGGAAAATCAGTGCTGATCCGCTTGGCGGCGGAAGAAGTCGATGGTGGCAGCGGTTGCCTGCTCCGCGGCGGCGCTGCTGCCGTCAGGTGTGGCCCACATGTGGTCCGCGTCCTCCAGCAGGAGAAGTTCGACGGCGGCTCCGGCGCCTTCCAGCGCTTCGGCGAGGCCGGTGGACTGGGCCACGGGGACGAAGCGGTCCGCTGTTCCGTGGATGAGGAGGAAGGGCGGCGCGTCCGCGTGTACGTAGGTGAGGGGGCTCGCGGCCCTGGCCTTGTCCGGTGCGTCCGCCGGCTGCGCGCCGATCAGCAGGGATTCGCGGGAACCGGGATCATCTGCGCGCACCACGGCGTCCGGCCGGGCCTGTTCGCCCATGCGGAGCAGGTCCGTGGGCGGGTACCAGGCCACGACGCCGGCAACCTGGTCGTCGACCTCACTGCCCTGACCGCCGACTGGGCCTGCAAAATCCGCTGCTCCAGCCGTCAGGCCCAGGAGGGAGGCGAGGTGTCCGCCGGCTGAGTCTCCCCACGCGAAAATCCGCTGCGGGTCCACGCCGTAGTCGGCAGCGTGGGTCCGGAGCCAGCGGACTGCTGCCTTGGCGTCCAGCAGTTGGGCCGGGAAGGTGGCCACGCCCGTGAGCCGGTAGTCGGCGGAGGCCACCACAAAGCCGGCATGAACAAGCCGCTCGATGGGGGTGAGGCCGAAGCCGTCCACCACGGGTCCCAGGGACGACCTCTCCCCCGTTCGCCAGCCGCCTCCATGGAAGTGGATGACGGCAGGCCTGCTCCCCTGCTCCGGACCTTCGGCGTCCTCCGCGGGAAGGTAGAGGTCCAGCAGCAGTGGCTCCGCGTTCTGTACCCTGGCGAACTCGACCCCCC harbors:
- a CDS encoding alpha/beta hydrolase, with protein sequence MESTTTALQILRGVEFARVQNAEPLLLDLYLPAEDAEGPEQGSRPAVIHFHGGGWRTGERSSLGPVVDGFGLTPIERLVHAGFVVASADYRLTGVATFPAQLLDAKAAVRWLRTHAADYGVDPQRIFAWGDSAGGHLASLLGLTAGAADFAGPVGGQGSEVDDQVAGVVAWYPPTDLLRMGEQARPDAVVRADDPGSRESLLIGAQPADAPDKARAASPLTYVHADAPPFLLIHGTADRFVPVAQSTGLAEALEGAGAAVELLLLEDADHMWATPDGSSAAAEQATAATIDFFRRQADQH